A stretch of the Streptococcus suis genome encodes the following:
- a CDS encoding NAD(P)H-dependent oxidoreductase, with protein MANVLFLVGSLREGAFSAELAKSAEKALEGKATVSYLDWKDVPVFSQDLEADAPAAVKAARAAVLAADAIWIFSPVYNAGIPGSVRNLLDWLSRALDLSDTTGVSAINEKVVTVSISSFAHQDEAAVEYRKLLPFIRTSLVDEFTLATIGAPVDEAQLAKQADALLAAIN; from the coding sequence ATGGCAAACGTATTATTTTTAGTTGGTTCTCTTCGTGAGGGTGCATTCTCTGCTGAATTGGCAAAATCTGCTGAAAAAGCACTTGAAGGAAAAGCAACTGTTTCTTACTTAGATTGGAAAGATGTTCCCGTATTCTCACAAGATCTTGAAGCTGATGCACCTGCAGCTGTTAAAGCAGCTCGTGCAGCAGTATTGGCTGCTGATGCTATCTGGATTTTCTCACCAGTATACAACGCTGGCATTCCAGGTTCAGTAAGAAACCTTCTTGACTGGCTTAGCCGTGCACTCGATCTTTCTGACACAACTGGTGTTTCAGCAATCAACGAAAAAGTTGTTACTGTATCTATCTCATCATTTGCACACCAAGACGAAGCAGCTGTTGAATACCGCAAACTACTTCCATTTATCCGTACTTCTTTGGTTGATGAATTCACTCTTGCAACAATTGGTGCACCTGTTGATGAAGCTCAACTTGCAAAACAAGCAGATGCCCTTCTTGCAGCAATCAACTAA
- a CDS encoding CoA-binding protein — translation MTYAFQNPSQDTIFDFLKEAKTIAVVGLSNREETAAYRVSRIMQDAGYRIIPVNPRSAGETILGETVYASLKDIPLSIDIVNVFRRSEFLPDVAREFVETDAKIFWAQLGLESQEAEEILRQAGRDQIVMNRCIKIEYQKMIGE, via the coding sequence ATGACGTACGCATTTCAAAATCCTAGTCAGGATACTATTTTCGACTTTCTTAAAGAAGCTAAAACCATCGCAGTTGTTGGATTATCCAATCGGGAAGAAACAGCAGCCTATCGGGTTTCTAGGATCATGCAGGATGCTGGTTATCGGATTATTCCAGTAAATCCACGGTCTGCTGGAGAAACAATTCTTGGTGAGACTGTTTATGCAAGTCTCAAAGATATTCCTCTTTCCATCGATATTGTTAATGTCTTTAGACGGAGTGAATTTCTCCCAGACGTTGCTCGTGAATTCGTTGAAACAGATGCTAAGATTTTCTGGGCTCAACTCGGTTTGGAAAGTCAAGAAGCTGAGGAAATCCTTCGTCAGGCAGGTCGAGACCAGATTGTCATGAACCGATGCATTAAGATTGAATACCAAAAGATGATTGGAGAATAA
- a CDS encoding glucose-6-phosphate isomerase — protein MKKSLVLMGLLSLFLTACGVKEQTSSSQQSSSSGEEFSATLPILQEKEDTSNEKLDVLANAEINVVNPNPPADETQKGHKIHAANNGVAEQDENGNIKEYFRYYDVPSTWTINVENTEDETLLAVYDVKEGASTFMVQLYTINTFNQSPLEDGRNMTMDELAERMKETNHDFLEDTVVTIAGQEWQVGRQILSDQKLARLTFYRMESTGSYDDSVVVGAIYYSLDPGLDTDRTLLKKAIGQLKDVVYQISKK, from the coding sequence ATGAAGAAATCACTTGTACTGATGGGATTACTGAGTTTGTTTCTCACTGCATGTGGTGTTAAGGAACAAACGAGTTCAAGTCAACAGTCGAGTTCATCAGGAGAAGAATTCTCAGCCACCTTGCCTATTTTACAGGAGAAAGAAGATACAAGTAACGAAAAGTTAGATGTCTTGGCCAACGCAGAAATCAATGTCGTCAACCCAAATCCTCCAGCGGATGAGACGCAAAAAGGCCACAAGATTCATGCGGCCAACAATGGTGTAGCGGAACAGGATGAAAATGGAAATATTAAAGAGTATTTTCGTTATTACGATGTTCCATCAACATGGACGATTAATGTGGAAAACACCGAAGATGAGACTCTTTTGGCTGTCTATGATGTGAAAGAAGGTGCCAGTACCTTTATGGTTCAGCTTTATACTATCAACACCTTCAATCAATCTCCATTAGAAGATGGCCGCAATATGACCATGGATGAGCTGGCCGAACGCATGAAAGAGACCAATCACGATTTTTTAGAAGATACGGTTGTGACGATTGCTGGGCAAGAGTGGCAGGTTGGACGCCAGATTCTCAGTGACCAAAAATTGGCTCGTTTAACCTTTTACCGTATGGAATCTACTGGTTCTTATGATGATTCTGTTGTGGTTGGTGCAATATATTATTCGCTGGATCCTGGACTTGATACGGATCGCACTTTGTTGAAAAAAGCTATAGGTCAATTGAAGGATGTTGTGTATCAGATTTCTAAAAAGTAA
- the polA gene encoding DNA polymerase I codes for MDKNKLLLIDGSSVAFRAFFALYHQIDRFKSPTGLHTNAIYGFHLMLDHMMKRIEPTHILVAFDAGKTTFRTEMFADYKAGRAKTPDEFREQFPFIRQMLDAMGIKHYELSQYEADDIIGTLDKMAERTDIPFDVTIVSGDKDLIQLTDENTVVEISKKGVAEFEEFTPAYLMEKMGITPTQFIDLKALMGDKSDNIPGVTKIGEKTGLKLLTEFGSLEGIYDHIDSMKASKMKENLIADKEQAFLSRTLATIDTQAPIEIGLDDIVYQGPRIEELGQFYDDMGFKQLRAQLGTTNMQEEEVLDFQIVSEVSSAMFKKDQFFYFEILGENYHREEVVGLAWGDKDGIYVGGPELLDSPVLKDFLEHQPIKTYDFKRGKVLLARKGIDLLPATFDSRLAKYLLSTVDDNALTTIAHLYGQTSLIPDEAIYGKGAKLALPERDVFFPHLARKVQVLMETEAPMLAKLEENQQSDLLFEMELPLANVLAKMEIAGIKVKVETLKAMQAENEVLIEQLTNEIYELAGQEFNINSPKQLGTILFEDMGLPLEYTKKTKTGYSTAVDVLERLAPIAPIVSKILDYRQITKLQSTYVIGLQDAILGDGKIHTRYVQDLTQTGRLSSTDPNLQNIPVRLEQGRLIRKAFVPSLENSVLLASDYSQIELRVLAHISQDQHLIEAFQQGADIHTSTAMRVFGIEKAEDVTPNDRRNAKAVNFGVVYGISDFGLSNNLGISRKEAKNYIDTYFERFPGIKDYMETIVREARDKGYVETLYKRRRELPDINSRNFNVRNFAERTAINSPIQGSAADILKVAMINLDRALTEAGLSTRMLLQVHDEIVLEVPMAELETVKAMVKETMESAIQLSVPLIADENEGETWYEAK; via the coding sequence ATGGATAAAAACAAGTTATTATTAATTGATGGCTCTTCTGTAGCTTTTCGTGCTTTCTTTGCACTTTATCATCAAATCGATCGCTTTAAGAGTCCGACTGGTCTTCATACCAATGCGATTTATGGTTTCCATCTCATGTTGGACCATATGATGAAGCGGATTGAGCCGACTCACATTTTGGTAGCATTTGATGCAGGGAAGACAACTTTCCGAACAGAGATGTTTGCGGACTATAAGGCAGGTCGTGCCAAAACTCCAGATGAGTTCCGTGAGCAATTTCCCTTTATCCGCCAGATGCTAGATGCCATGGGGATTAAGCACTATGAGTTGAGCCAGTACGAAGCCGACGATATTATCGGTACTTTGGATAAAATGGCAGAGCGGACAGACATTCCTTTCGATGTGACCATTGTCAGCGGTGATAAAGACTTGATTCAGCTGACGGATGAAAACACTGTTGTGGAAATTTCCAAGAAAGGGGTTGCCGAGTTCGAAGAATTTACCCCTGCCTACCTCATGGAAAAAATGGGCATCACGCCAACACAGTTTATTGACCTCAAAGCCCTCATGGGAGATAAGTCCGATAACATTCCTGGTGTGACCAAAATCGGTGAAAAGACAGGTCTGAAGCTTCTAACCGAGTTTGGTTCCTTGGAAGGAATTTATGACCATATCGATAGCATGAAGGCTTCCAAAATGAAGGAAAACCTGATTGCGGATAAGGAACAAGCCTTCCTATCTCGAACCCTTGCAACCATCGATACGCAGGCACCGATTGAAATTGGTTTGGATGACATTGTTTACCAAGGTCCACGGATTGAGGAGTTGGGTCAGTTTTATGATGATATGGGCTTCAAACAGTTACGGGCCCAGCTAGGCACGACGAACATGCAAGAGGAAGAAGTACTGGATTTTCAAATCGTATCCGAAGTCAGCTCTGCTATGTTCAAAAAAGACCAATTCTTTTACTTTGAAATCTTGGGGGAGAATTACCACCGAGAAGAGGTAGTTGGTCTGGCTTGGGGGGACAAGGATGGTATCTATGTTGGTGGACCTGAGCTCTTGGATAGTCCGGTATTGAAGGATTTTCTGGAACACCAGCCTATCAAAACCTATGATTTCAAGCGTGGCAAGGTTTTGCTTGCGCGTAAAGGGATTGATTTACTCCCTGCAACCTTTGATAGCCGACTCGCCAAGTATTTGCTTTCAACAGTTGACGACAATGCGTTGACAACCATCGCCCATCTCTATGGACAGACCAGCTTGATTCCTGACGAGGCCATATACGGCAAAGGTGCGAAGTTGGCTCTGCCTGAGCGTGATGTTTTCTTCCCGCACTTGGCCCGCAAGGTGCAGGTCTTGATGGAGACAGAAGCACCGATGTTGGCCAAGTTAGAGGAAAACCAGCAGTCCGATCTTCTCTTTGAGATGGAGTTGCCGCTTGCTAATGTCTTAGCCAAGATGGAAATTGCTGGAATCAAGGTAAAAGTTGAGACCTTAAAAGCCATGCAGGCTGAAAATGAAGTCTTAATTGAGCAGTTGACCAATGAAATCTATGAGTTGGCTGGTCAAGAATTTAATATCAATTCGCCTAAGCAATTAGGGACTATTCTCTTTGAGGATATGGGCTTGCCCTTGGAATACACCAAGAAAACCAAGACAGGCTATTCTACAGCGGTGGATGTCTTGGAACGGTTGGCACCAATCGCTCCAATTGTTTCAAAAATTTTGGACTACCGTCAGATTACCAAGCTTCAGTCTACCTATGTGATCGGCTTACAGGATGCCATTTTAGGAGATGGTAAGATTCATACCCGCTATGTGCAGGATTTGACGCAGACAGGTCGTCTCTCATCGACGGATCCCAACCTGCAAAATATTCCTGTTCGTCTAGAACAAGGTCGTTTGATTCGTAAGGCATTTGTTCCTTCGCTTGAAAATAGTGTCCTCTTGGCATCGGACTATTCACAGATTGAATTGCGTGTATTGGCCCATATTTCCCAAGACCAACACTTGATTGAAGCCTTCCAACAGGGTGCTGACATTCATACGTCAACAGCCATGCGTGTTTTTGGGATTGAAAAGGCAGAGGATGTGACGCCAAATGACCGTCGGAATGCCAAGGCTGTCAACTTTGGTGTTGTTTATGGAATTTCTGATTTCGGTCTTTCCAACAACCTTGGAATTTCCCGTAAGGAAGCCAAAAACTATATCGACACGTATTTTGAACGTTTCCCTGGTATCAAAGACTACATGGAAACCATTGTGCGAGAAGCCCGTGATAAGGGCTACGTAGAAACGCTCTACAAGCGTCGTCGAGAATTGCCAGATATCAACTCTCGGAATTTCAATGTCCGTAATTTCGCGGAGCGGACGGCCATCAACTCACCGATTCAGGGTTCGGCCGCAGACATTCTCAAAGTAGCCATGATCAATCTTGATAGGGCACTGACAGAAGCTGGTCTTTCGACCCGTATGCTCTTGCAGGTACACGATGAGATTGTCTTAGAGGTGCCAATGGCAGAGCTGGAAACAGTAAAAGCTATGGTCAAGGAGACCATGGAGTCGGCCATTCAGTTGTCAGTTCCCTTGATTGCGGATGAAAATGAAGGTGAGACTTGGTACGAAGCCAAATAA
- a CDS encoding poly-gamma-glutamate biosynthesis protein, with translation MNIKDIRKEIKNDKKNYLGKKSFIYVIIGHQNYIYYKALKYNRLYRFYKLNHKGIINKIQYIYITKKKNLYCNKYGLEINGAKIGKNFTIFHSNIIINENSTLGDNCYLHGNNCIGNNGINNMCPQIGNNVDIGYGTAIIGNVRIGDNIVIGANSIVNKDLLESNAIYAGCPAKLVRSKNEVDN, from the coding sequence ATGAATATAAAAGATATAAGAAAAGAAATAAAAAACGATAAAAAAAATTATTTAGGGAAAAAATCTTTTATTTATGTGATTATTGGACACCAAAATTATATTTATTATAAGGCTTTGAAATATAATAGGCTATATAGATTTTACAAGTTAAACCATAAAGGCATAATCAATAAAATCCAATATATATATATTACAAAAAAGAAAAATTTATATTGTAACAAGTATGGATTAGAAATTAATGGAGCTAAAATTGGAAAAAACTTTACTATTTTCCATAGCAATATAATTATAAATGAAAACAGCACACTTGGAGATAATTGCTATTTACATGGTAACAATTGCATAGGTAATAACGGCATTAACAATATGTGCCCACAAATTGGAAATAATGTAGATATAGGTTATGGTACAGCAATCATAGGTAATGTTAGGATTGGAGACAATATAGTTATTGGTGCTAATTCAATCGTAAATAAAGATTTGTTAGAAAGCAATGCAATTTATGCTGGCTGTCCAGCCAAATTAGTTAGGAGTAAAAATGAAGTCGATAATTAG
- a CDS encoding glycosyltransferase family 2 protein → MNEKICVVVPVYNVEKYVKKCIESIIAQSYSNIEVIIVNDGSTDNSLKVCIESSKDDKRFKVVSKKNGGLSDARNYGMKFCTCKLITFIDSDDYISKDYIKNLYELMLKYNADISCTNYINSYEDNSFGKKIKHNREKVFSSQDAIIDVLYQKNIANSAWGKLYKYELFKGILFPKGKLCEDLGTFYKLFEKASIIAYSTSQDYFYLQRKTSIMGSEFNEKKLDALEFANDIYKKYSKTKIKKSAESRICAECVNLLNQIPKEYEMVKDKVMLHLKKHYKNVILDCNVKFILKIKILLLIMGVKQ, encoded by the coding sequence ATGAATGAGAAAATATGCGTTGTAGTACCAGTGTATAATGTAGAAAAATATGTAAAGAAATGTATAGAAAGTATTATTGCACAATCATATTCCAATATTGAAGTTATCATTGTAAATGATGGATCAACAGACAACTCATTAAAAGTGTGTATTGAAAGTTCGAAAGATGATAAAAGATTTAAAGTGGTATCGAAAAAAAATGGTGGATTGAGTGATGCAAGAAATTATGGAATGAAATTTTGTACTTGCAAGCTAATTACTTTTATTGATAGTGATGACTATATATCAAAAGATTATATTAAAAACTTATATGAATTAATGTTAAAATATAACGCTGATATTTCATGTACTAACTATATAAATTCTTATGAAGATAATAGTTTTGGGAAAAAAATCAAACATAATCGTGAAAAGGTATTTAGTTCGCAAGATGCCATTATTGATGTTTTATATCAAAAAAACATTGCAAATAGTGCATGGGGAAAATTATACAAATATGAATTATTTAAGGGAATATTATTTCCTAAAGGAAAGTTATGTGAAGATTTGGGAACTTTTTATAAGTTGTTTGAAAAAGCATCCATTATTGCTTATTCTACTTCACAAGATTATTTTTATTTACAAAGAAAAACGAGTATAATGGGATCTGAATTCAACGAAAAAAAATTAGATGCATTAGAATTTGCAAATGATATTTATAAAAAATATTCAAAAACAAAAATAAAAAAATCAGCTGAATCAAGAATTTGTGCAGAATGTGTAAATTTATTAAACCAAATTCCAAAAGAGTATGAAATGGTGAAAGATAAAGTAATGCTACATTTAAAAAAACATTATAAAAATGTTATATTGGACTGTAATGTGAAATTTATATTAAAAATTAAAATTTTATTGCTGATTATGGGAGTAAAACAATGA
- a CDS encoding glycosyltransferase, whose protein sequence is MIMQILVYGISNQKGGISEFMMNLNKNMLNKDISFNYIIKGKDSVYAPLINKMNGKVFYYNYRNKIERLTNLYKIIKKERSKTNIFYYNTSGTYFVFPIIFAKLLGYKIISHAHGGKDRNINKAFELLNIINRNLLNIVSSVKFTCSDVAKEWVYGNAKNVIQVNNAIDQNIFFYDSNLRKEIRKLLGVSTKDIVMINVGRVEYPKNQKFLINLMVKLNKSEKNFKLLLVGNGTDLENLKKYVRDKKINNICFLGQRTDVNNLLNASDLLLLPSFYEGFPIVSVEAQATGLPCILSNTITKSSNITNLVSFLSLNEEDWINSIMNFKVSKRTDMNHILKENGFDENSICEKVYDQINKIYEGSYDN, encoded by the coding sequence ATGATTATGCAGATTTTAGTTTATGGAATCAGTAATCAAAAGGGTGGAATATCTGAGTTTATGATGAACCTAAATAAGAATATGCTGAACAAAGATATTTCATTTAATTATATAATAAAAGGTAAAGATAGTGTATATGCTCCATTAATTAACAAAATGAATGGTAAGGTATTTTATTATAATTACAGAAATAAGATTGAACGTTTGACTAATCTTTATAAAATTATAAAAAAAGAAAGAAGCAAAACTAATATTTTTTATTATAATACAAGTGGAACATATTTTGTTTTTCCAATTATTTTTGCAAAATTACTCGGATATAAAATAATATCACACGCTCATGGTGGAAAAGATAGAAATATAAATAAAGCTTTTGAGTTATTAAATATAATTAATAGAAACTTATTAAATATTGTTTCTTCAGTAAAGTTTACTTGTTCAGATGTTGCAAAAGAGTGGGTTTACGGAAACGCTAAAAATGTTATTCAAGTTAATAATGCGATTGACCAAAATATTTTTTTTTATGATAGCAATTTAAGAAAAGAAATTAGGAAGTTGCTAGGAGTGTCAACGAAAGATATTGTAATGATTAATGTTGGAAGAGTAGAATATCCTAAAAATCAAAAATTCTTAATAAATCTCATGGTTAAACTAAATAAATCAGAAAAAAACTTTAAATTACTATTAGTTGGAAATGGTACTGACCTTGAGAATTTAAAAAAATATGTAAGAGATAAGAAAATAAATAATATATGTTTTTTAGGACAAAGAACTGATGTAAATAACTTATTAAATGCGTCAGATTTGTTATTACTTCCAAGTTTTTATGAAGGATTTCCAATTGTGTCAGTTGAAGCACAGGCAACGGGATTGCCATGTATTCTGTCAAATACTATAACTAAAAGTTCTAATATAACTAATTTAGTAAGTTTCTTGTCTTTAAATGAAGAAGACTGGATAAATAGTATAATGAACTTTAAAGTTAGTAAAAGGACAGATATGAATCATATTTTAAAGGAAAATGGCTTTGATGAAAACTCAATATGTGAAAAGGTTTATGATCAAATAAATAAGATTTACGAGGGAAGTTATGATAATTAA